A window of the Synechococcus sp. JA-3-3Ab genome harbors these coding sequences:
- a CDS encoding class I SAM-dependent DNA methyltransferase has translation MQGDLLELLQQTSERYDLLLAADVFIYLGDLAQVLPACGRVLNPGGLLAFTVEQGSAPGYELGSTTGRSAHSAAYVLQQAERAGLDPVYHQNFTLRREGETDVPGAVWCLRRQP, from the coding sequence GAGCTGCTGCAGCAGACCTCAGAGCGCTACGACTTGCTCCTGGCGGCAGATGTGTTTATCTATCTGGGGGATCTGGCCCAGGTCTTGCCGGCCTGTGGGCGGGTGCTCAATCCCGGCGGGCTTTTGGCCTTCACCGTCGAGCAGGGATCCGCCCCCGGCTACGAGCTGGGATCCACCACGGGGCGCTCTGCCCACTCCGCCGCCTACGTGCTGCAGCAGGCAGAACGGGCAGGGCTGGATCCCGTCTATCACCAGAACTTTACCCTGCGGCGAGAGGGAGAAACCGACGTGCCCGGAGCCGTGTGGTGTTTACGTCGGCAGCCGTGA
- the cobO gene encoding cob(I)yrinic acid a,c-diamide adenosyltransferase encodes MPPSPLPETPGSLPTSAPEPEAEQNRRHRQRMQRRQQIQRQRLASMRDDKGLVIIYTGQGKGKSTAAFGTLFRALGQGLSVGVVQFIKGAWDPGEAKLLRKLAAHPELELGKIAFYAMGEGFTWETQDRERDIAHAQAAWEKGRELFSSGEYHLVLLDEINVALKLGYLSLEQVLAGLAEKPERVHVILTGRGAPAGLIERADLVTEMTLIKHPFRDQGIKAQIGIEF; translated from the coding sequence ATGCCCCCCTCTCCCCTGCCGGAAACGCCCGGATCCCTGCCCACCTCGGCCCCCGAGCCGGAAGCCGAACAAAACCGGCGACACCGCCAAAGGATGCAACGCCGCCAGCAGATCCAGCGGCAGCGCCTGGCGAGCATGCGCGACGACAAGGGCTTGGTGATCATCTATACGGGGCAGGGCAAGGGCAAGAGCACAGCGGCCTTCGGCACCCTCTTCCGTGCCCTCGGCCAAGGGTTATCGGTGGGGGTGGTGCAATTTATCAAGGGGGCCTGGGATCCGGGCGAAGCCAAATTGTTGCGCAAGTTGGCCGCCCATCCCGAGCTGGAGCTGGGGAAAATTGCCTTTTACGCCATGGGGGAGGGCTTTACCTGGGAAACTCAGGATCGGGAGCGGGATATCGCCCACGCGCAGGCGGCCTGGGAAAAGGGGCGGGAGCTGTTCAGCAGCGGCGAGTACCACCTGGTGCTCCTCGATGAGATCAATGTTGCCCTCAAGCTGGGGTATCTCTCCCTGGAGCAGGTGTTGGCCGGCCTGGCCGAGAAACCGGAGCGAGTGCACGTGATCCTAACTGGGCGGGGCGCGCCGGCAGGCCTGATCGAGCGGGCCGACTTGGTTACCGAGATGACCTTGATCAAGCATCCCTTTCGCGACCAAGGGATCAAAGCGCAAATCGGCATCGAGTTCTAG
- the metK gene encoding methionine adenosyltransferase yields the protein MSKSFLFSSESVTEGHPDKICDQISDAIVDALLTADPLSRVAAEVVVNTGMVILTGEITSQAHVNFTRLVRDKVAEIGYTDAKNGFSAESCAVLVAFDEQSPDIAQGVNLALESRTSQEDEFDLIGAGDQGLMFGFACDETPELMPLPISLAHRLSRQLAAVRKNGTLPYLRPDGKTQVTVAYEEGRPVGIHTLLISTQHTPTIGAITEEAAVQERIRADLWEAVVQPVFAELPIKPDGNTRFLTNPTGKFVIGGPQGDAGLTGRKIIVDTYGGYSRHGGGAFSGKDPTKVDRSAAYAARYVAKNIVAAGLAQKCEVQVSYAIGVARPINLLVETFGTGRIPDEALLRLVQRHFDLRPAAILAQFQLRELPRQRGGRFYQNVAVYGHFGQTHLDLPWERTDKAALLREEAFAGATAILG from the coding sequence TTGTCCAAGTCGTTTTTGTTTTCCTCAGAGTCGGTGACAGAAGGGCACCCCGACAAAATTTGCGACCAGATCTCTGACGCCATCGTGGATGCCCTCTTGACGGCGGATCCCTTAAGTCGAGTGGCGGCAGAGGTGGTGGTGAATACAGGCATGGTGATCCTGACCGGGGAGATCACCTCGCAGGCGCATGTCAACTTCACCCGACTGGTGCGGGACAAGGTGGCCGAAATTGGCTATACCGACGCCAAGAACGGCTTCTCTGCAGAAAGCTGCGCGGTGTTGGTGGCTTTCGATGAACAATCCCCCGACATCGCCCAGGGGGTGAACTTGGCTCTGGAAAGTCGCACATCTCAGGAAGATGAATTCGACTTGATCGGGGCCGGGGATCAGGGCTTGATGTTTGGCTTCGCCTGCGACGAAACCCCCGAGTTGATGCCACTGCCCATCAGCTTGGCCCACCGCCTCAGCCGCCAGTTGGCCGCGGTTCGCAAAAACGGCACCCTGCCCTACCTGCGTCCGGATGGCAAAACGCAGGTGACTGTGGCCTATGAGGAGGGGCGGCCGGTGGGCATTCACACCCTGCTGATCTCTACCCAGCACACGCCGACCATCGGTGCCATTACAGAAGAGGCAGCGGTGCAGGAGCGGATCCGCGCCGATCTCTGGGAGGCGGTGGTGCAGCCGGTGTTTGCCGAGCTGCCCATCAAACCCGATGGCAACACCCGCTTCCTCACCAATCCCACCGGCAAGTTCGTCATCGGCGGACCCCAGGGGGATGCCGGCCTGACCGGACGCAAGATCATCGTCGATACCTACGGCGGCTATTCCCGCCACGGGGGCGGGGCCTTCTCCGGCAAGGATCCCACCAAGGTGGATCGCAGCGCCGCCTATGCCGCCCGCTATGTGGCCAAGAACATCGTGGCCGCCGGCCTGGCGCAAAAATGCGAGGTGCAGGTCAGCTACGCCATTGGGGTGGCTCGTCCCATCAACCTTTTGGTGGAAACTTTTGGCACCGGCCGCATCCCCGATGAAGCTCTGCTGCGGCTGGTGCAGCGCCACTTCGACCTGAGGCCGGCGGCCATTCTGGCGCAGTTCCAACTGCGAGAGTTGCCCCGCCAAAGGGGAGGGCGCTTCTATCAAAACGTGGCGGTCTACGGGCACTTCGGGCAAACCCATCTGGATCTGCCCTGGGAGCGCACGGATAAGGCTGCCCTGCTGCGGGAGGAAGCTTTCGCCGGGGCGACCGCCATCCTAGGCTAG
- a CDS encoding DUF1815 family protein translates to MFARLAEQYRSYVQDLVMSLQALAIVLEKRGYPASCYTCGTSFESASFMVSLREGHLIRFLVSECSISWTEMRDDRELMKLEGAEAIRQLQDLAELIKDDLVAAAAPAEALAASS, encoded by the coding sequence ATGTTCGCACGGTTGGCGGAACAATACCGCAGCTACGTTCAAGACCTGGTGATGAGTTTGCAGGCTCTGGCCATTGTTTTGGAGAAGCGGGGCTACCCGGCTTCTTGCTACACCTGCGGCACCTCATTTGAGAGCGCCTCCTTCATGGTCAGCTTACGGGAGGGGCACTTGATTCGCTTTTTGGTTTCCGAATGCTCCATCAGTTGGACGGAGATGCGGGATGACCGGGAGCTAATGAAGTTAGAAGGGGCAGAAGCCATTCGCCAACTCCAGGATCTGGCAGAGCTGATCAAAGACGATCTGGTTGCTGCTGCCGCGCCGGCAGAAGCTCTAGCTGCCAGCAGTTGA
- a CDS encoding tetratricopeptide repeat protein, translating to MGFYESGHPACCALVPPLPRSSCGNAGPRRRPPGGAYALLQRLRLQMHRDLILYRYAAFSGYGDVTAFDPGPSDRWFPLTYPVLARWGGSADPSRRSYAFDTPLPDYVDPGDPGDRYFLEAKALRDGYARQAIYAGNELLARFPQSRYAGDVLMSLDGLTGEAAFLGRLLAQFPDSDRALEAALGLGPVDH from the coding sequence TTGGGTTTTTATGAATCCGGACACCCCGCCTGCTGCGCCCTCGTCCCGCCGCTTCCCCGTTCGTCCTGTGGCAACGCTGGCCCTCGCCGCCGGCCTCCTGGCGGGGCCTACGCCCTTCTGCAGCGGCTACGGCTGCAGATGCACCGGGATCTGATCCTCTATCGGTACGCCGCTTTCTCCGGCTATGGAGATGTGACAGCGTTCGATCCCGGCCCAAGCGACCGCTGGTTTCCGCTCACCTACCCCGTATTGGCTCGCTGGGGAGGATCCGCCGACCCAAGCCGCCGCAGCTACGCCTTTGACACGCCGCTGCCCGACTACGTGGATCCCGGCGACCCTGGAGATCGCTACTTTCTGGAAGCCAAAGCCTTGCGGGACGGCTATGCCCGCCAGGCAATCTACGCCGGCAATGAGCTGCTGGCCCGCTTCCCGCAGAGCCGCTATGCCGGGGATGTGCTCATGAGTCTGGACGGCCTGACGGGAGAGGCTGCCTTCCTAGGGCGGCTGCTGGCGCAATTTCCCGACAGCGATCGCGCTCTGGAGGCAGCGCTGGGGCTGGGGCCTGTTGACCACTGA
- a CDS encoding cobyrinate a,c-diamide synthase has translation MAILLAAATSGSGKTTVTLALLAALRRRGLRIQPFKVGPDYIDPLFHTAVSGIPCRNLDPFLTDENFVQRCFRHHCQGKDGAIVEGVMGLFDGRAPASPPDPTSRTEPFFASSAHVARLLGIPVVLVIDGSGMGMTVAALLYGLSRFDPGLAIAGVIFNQVASERHGQILQQAAAAVGIPVLGQLPRREDLRLPSRHLGLVPVSELDHFPHWQEAWADLAEQHLNWDKLLPLIRTLPPAAGELWPGIPSLAERTPSRHRERVRVGVAQDAAFNFYYADNLDLLRACGAELLAYSPLQVGLWPPDPCDGLLLGGGFPELFAATLSEKIARQPPPPAHPPLYAECGGLMVLGRSLTDLQGKTYPMAGLLPITVDMGSRLCLGYREATVLRPTLLVEAGNRLRGHEFHRSRSTPTSPSPIYSWGSPPHREGWAGQRLHASYLHLHWGSRPDLAVRLLQNFLRIAQGAPDPA, from the coding sequence ATGGCCATTCTGCTGGCGGCAGCCACAAGCGGCAGCGGCAAGACCACCGTCACGTTGGCTCTGTTGGCCGCCCTGCGGCGGCGGGGCCTGCGCATCCAGCCCTTCAAGGTGGGGCCTGACTACATCGATCCCCTGTTCCACACGGCGGTGAGCGGGATCCCCTGTCGTAACTTGGATCCCTTTTTAACCGATGAGAACTTTGTGCAGCGCTGCTTTCGCCACCACTGCCAGGGCAAAGATGGGGCAATTGTAGAGGGGGTGATGGGCCTCTTCGATGGGCGGGCGCCCGCATCCCCGCCAGATCCCACGAGCAGAACGGAGCCCTTTTTTGCCAGCAGCGCCCATGTGGCCCGCCTGCTGGGGATCCCCGTGGTGCTGGTCATCGACGGCAGCGGCATGGGAATGACAGTGGCCGCTTTGCTCTACGGCCTGAGCCGCTTCGATCCCGGCCTGGCCATCGCCGGCGTCATTTTCAACCAGGTGGCCTCGGAGCGGCACGGCCAGATTTTACAGCAAGCGGCGGCAGCGGTAGGGATCCCGGTTTTGGGCCAATTGCCCCGCCGTGAGGATCTGCGCCTGCCCAGCCGCCACCTGGGGCTGGTGCCCGTCTCAGAGCTGGATCACTTCCCCCACTGGCAGGAGGCCTGGGCCGACCTGGCCGAGCAGCACCTGAATTGGGACAAGCTGCTGCCGCTGATTCGAACGCTTCCCCCGGCAGCAGGAGAGCTATGGCCAGGGATCCCCTCTCTCGCGGAAAGGACTCCGTCCCGCCACCGTGAACGGGTTCGGGTAGGGGTGGCCCAAGACGCCGCCTTTAACTTCTACTACGCCGACAACTTGGACTTGCTGCGGGCCTGTGGCGCCGAGCTGCTGGCGTACTCTCCCCTGCAGGTGGGGCTGTGGCCGCCGGATCCCTGCGACGGCCTGCTCTTGGGGGGCGGGTTCCCAGAACTGTTTGCCGCCACCCTCTCTGAGAAAATAGCCCGACAGCCACCGCCGCCCGCCCACCCACCCCTGTATGCCGAATGCGGCGGACTGATGGTGCTGGGACGATCTCTCACCGATTTGCAGGGAAAGACCTACCCCATGGCCGGGCTGCTGCCCATCACGGTGGACATGGGCAGCCGGCTGTGTCTGGGCTACCGCGAGGCCACTGTTTTGCGCCCCACCCTGCTGGTCGAGGCCGGGAATCGCCTACGCGGGCACGAATTTCACCGCTCCCGCAGCACCCCCACCTCCCCCAGCCCAATCTACAGCTGGGGATCCCCGCCCCACCGGGAAGGCTGGGCCGGCCAGCGCCTGCACGCCTCCTATCTGCACCTTCACTGGGGATCCCGTCCCGATCTGGCAGTGCGGCTACTCCAGAATTTCTTAAGAATTGCTCAAGGCGCTCCTGATCCCGCTTAA